The nucleotide sequence aaaatagaacAAAATATTTTAGGGTCGACTCttgaaataaatgggtaaaaagactaaaatacccttgggtgacaagatttaacaagaaatGTAACTGTGTTAAGTCTAAAGGACAAAATgtgcaacaaaattccttgtaaagggcaaaacttgtcaaaattcgttaaaaaggacaccgcctgataagtggtgttaagataaaggacaaaacttgtaatttttccataAACGAAAGATCTGTATGAATTTTGCGTGGCAATTACAACCCATTTACGTATAAACAATTAACTATAAGCTCATTCTTGATTCTAGCAACCAACTATAAAAATTTGCAATGATGGTAACATGCTGTAAATTTTTGCCTGATAGCAGCTTATTACATGAAAACCGATAAaatggcgttttttttttttttcattttctacaTGTCAACGCACAATCAATAGatctttatattttatttatcagaTACTTTGGCCTGTTACCCAACCCGCTCTTTTTTCCACCCTTGATTAGAAGTCTCCTTTCTATGATCAAACTGAACAAAATTTATAAGTGTTTTTTGTGTAAAAGATTCGATCTTTTGGCAGGTTGGAAAGACGAACAACTGGAAAAACAAAATTACCTGTGAAAAGGGTTCTTTTTGGCTTGATTTTTCTTACTTCTTCCAAAGCCTGGTATTAAAACCGACATTAACAACATATTGATGAAAACACTGCAAAAAGTTTTATGAAATTCAAAACCTTTGGGAGTCCAAAATGTGTTGAAGAGGATCGATCTGGCCTTAATGCATCCTGAAAACACATAAACATAATATATCATGATAAGATGCCAAAAAacagagaggggggggggggggtatttaatTTAATTACCATTATAAGGATTTCACAGTCTCTTAAAAGGGGATAAGTTTCATCAGGTATTTCACTAACATCACTGCAACAAGTAAAAGAAAATTTCAGATCAGATGTAAGATGCAGTGACAATTTAATAAATTTACAGAACGTGGAAGGCACGACCGAAGTTGCAATCTTCGATATGGTTTTTTATATACTTTCTAAACTTAACTTGATACTCATCTTACCTGATGTAACAAACGTTGCCAAAGCGGAAGCCAAGTGAACGGTAATTACGGCCATGCCACACTGGTAGTGGAGTAAACTGACGACACAAAACACAAATGACCGCATTATAATAAGGTACCataaaccatatatatatatatccctaACACTAAAGTCTAAAACCCTTTCACGCATATTCTCTTATATTAGTACACACACCTGAAATAgaaatatttaaatttccatatTTTTAGGAGAAACACACCAAATAGCAACATATTTTCACTTCAATTCTAATTTGGTCACGAGACCTATGTAGTTAATATcgcgatatatcaccgatatatattggttatcggtcccctggtgagatatcggtgcaaaatatcggtcagaatatcggtactgataatatcggcgatattgaccaatatatcaccgattttcctAATATCAATACCTTTTTAGTTCTAGCATTCGTCTTTCAATTATTAGTGTTATTAAGACTTTTGTTAATTGTTAATGTTAAATGATAGTGTGAtaagtcttaatcagttcctacttgctacaattgttagtgttttgcaagttgcaaaaggttaatttgttaatggtaggagagtatactaaATTGTTGGTGTtgaattgctatatatataaattcagcaggatattaaaattaccgatatacCACCGCGattaccgatatctcaaatatcggtccttgaccgatatccgatattttaccgcattaactgttAGGAAAAGAAAAAATAAGTTTAGAAAAATAATGGATTCTTGACATCGTCTCTATATTTAAATATTTCCTTTTTATTTCTCATTGTAATGCCTATAAATAAAGGCTTGTTTTCTAGGTTTTATGCCAAGGATTATCAATAAAATTAAGTTCTTTGATTATCATTcacaacatggtatcagagcagagttTCTGATCCTTGGTGTGTTTACCCATTCAATCCAAACTCAAACCATAAAAAATCCAACAAATCAAAGCCAAAACCTAGAAAACACCAATCATCATCTCACGGCAGAAGGAAACAAAGAGGGAGCCAAAATCACGTGAAGAGGAGCACAAAAGTCAAACATTGGGAACAGCCACTTGGATGTGAAGGCTTCAACTTGGATTTGAAGGAGCACAAAAGTCATCTAATAATCAACAACTCCAATCATTAGCATCACGTGGCGGCTGGTTTTTGTATCAAGGAGCCGACAAGAATCTGTGGTACAAGTCAGAAACCCTAATCGACCTATCTAGAAGTCATTATAGTGGTGGCGGCAGAATTTTTGGATTCAGCGAACCCTAGTCAGCGAACTCAGACAAGTCAGCGAAGATAGCGAATTTGTTTGCCTTCCGAGCGAATTTGTTAAAGTTCGGTAGCGAAGTTGAAAAAACGAGCGGAtttaaatcttgaacgcgagttcaagttgCCCGACGTATTTGATAAATACGCCGGTAAGCGAACGTCATTCTCGGGCGTCGTTTTGTTGGCGGATTTAAGTCACTCAGTTTGTTGGCGGATTTAAGTGTCCAGCGTTTACACAGCTGCCATGTCAGGAGATGATAGCCCAAGCAACCGTACTAACAATGACGATCTCGCAATTCAACTTGCAAATCTTCTTCGAACCAACCTTAATACCCCATTTCAAACACCAAAACAGACCTTATCCGATAGCCTGAAGATCGGTATCAAGCTGAATAGTCAAAATTACGCTCTATGGGCTCGAATGATTCGAGTCGCTATAGGGGGGAAATCTAAAAGCCTGTTGAGCCATATTACAGGAAAACCTGCCCAACCAGATCCGTCAGATGAACAATACGAGCAGTGGGAACAGGACGACCTAGTTGTGTTCTCGTGGCTCATACAGAACATTGAACCAGGGTTAGCCGGTAACCTCACCGAGTTTCCCACTGCGAAGGCGTTGTGGGACGCATTGGTGGTTACATATAGCAGTGGGAAAGATAAACTTCAAACCTTCGATTTACACGTCAAAGCAAACGAACTCAAGCAAAACGGCTCCGCTGTtgaagatttctggatcaagTTACAAGGCATTTGGGGAGAAATAGATCGAAGGGATCCGAATCCAATGACCTGCTCTGCTGACATAGCAACATATAACAATATCAGGTCTGAACAAAAATTATTTCAATTCCTGAATGCTCTTGATAGGAAATTTGACCCAGTCAAAAGAGAAATCCTTCGGTGGGACCCCCTTCCCTCGGTTGAGCAAGCCTACGCAGCTGTAAGGAAGGAGATGGCACATCAAGGAATCCTTGGTACCATCTCTGAAACTTCTCAGTCCGGCGTGGCAGCGGGGCTTGTCGCTGGCGAAATCACTGAAATTGATGGACAGGGGTTAATCACGAAGGGACAGCGGCGGTCAGACTTCACTGGAAGGTCATCATCCCGAGTCGACAAATCCAAACTGAAATGTAGTCACTGTGATATGAGGGGACACACCAAAGAGCAGTGCTTTAAAATCGTGGGTTTTCCTGACTGGTGGAGTGACAACCACAAAACTAAGAATCCGAATCAAGAGGGGAAAGTTGTCATTGCCATTGGTAACAACAGCGATGAGAAGGATGGCGGCAGTAATGTCTCTAAAGAAGTAATTAGTGCTCAAAATGAAGGCATATCTGAGGTTGAAGATCAGGATGGATGGACGTGGCACTGAGCATCCTAGAAGTCGAAGTATTATGGTCCAAGAAAAAAAGGaagaaaaaccaaaaaaaaccaaaaaaaaaaaaaaaaaaacccaaaaaaccaaaacccaaaaaaaaaaaaaaaaaaaaaaaaaccaaaatcccaaaaccaaaacccaaaaaaaaaaaaaaccaaaacccaaaaagaaccaaaaccccaaaaccaaaacccaaaacccaaaaaccaaaaacccaaatcaaaaccAAATGCCAAAACCCAAATGGCCAAGTTGTTTTTCGACTTGAGGGGAACCCAAAACCAAAACCCAAAATTGGCTGCCATGTCGAAAGGCGGTAGCCTCAAAACCAATCCAAGTTGAATCATGGATATCCCATaattcaacttgagggggagtgttaggAAAAGAAAAAATAAGTTTAGAAAAATAATGGATTCTTGACATCGTCTCTATATTTAAATATTTCCTTTTTATTTCTCATTGTAATGCCTATAAATAAAGGCTTGTTTTCTAGGTTTTATGCCAAGGATTATCAATAAAATTAAGTTCTTTGATTATCATTCACAACATTAACTACTTAGCACCAGACATCAAACTTCATCACTAAAACCATTCAgctgtagtgttatatatgtagttttcgtatagaaatttttgggtatatacgttttcgacccccctgTCGAAAACGTCAAGCTTCCCCACTGATCATAACATCTTATAATCAAATTATCATGTATCTGGGTAAGAACACATAGAAGAATcattcaagaaaatcaagaaagtGAATTCGAACCTTAAGATCATGTACAATGAATGGTTTTTCATGTATGATATCAAATTGCAGCTCTGAGACTGCAGCTCCAGGTGTGACAACACTCGTGTCTACTAAATAATAATGTGTTTTTTTCATCACCTGTAATTAATTTACAAAAACATCAACTTATTGTCACTACTTATGTAATATGTTCATTATTTGAAAATCAACGATTCGACGAGAGTTAACTTTGCACCTCAAAGTCACGCTCAGCTACATAGATAGGAATATGTGGTTGGACGTTGTTTGTCCAGTCACGAAGGTCATCCAAACCTAAAAGGCGTAACAACCAACTTCAGTTGGCAAAATTATTACTATGATGATGTAAAACTAATACGAAAAAGTTTAATGATGAAACCTCCAATTGCATCAGCATGAGAGTGAGTTATTACAACTGCATCTATTGTTCTTATCCTGAAAATTCAAGAGGTTAAAAAGTCTTTAGTATTCTTGTAGCAAAAATATGTAAGAGAAAACGGGTGACAGCGTTATTACCCATAAGTAGGGAACCAACGGAGAGCACTTTGGTAAAAGAACCTGTAAGATGAAAAAAAGAATAAATGAAACGGTTCAATCCTCTAAGATGGTCAAATTGACTTGTATCCTTTTGTTAAAGAAACGGGCCAAACGATTTAAAAGTCATCAATAGCATACTTAAGTTAAGGGTTGGACAGCCTCCTAATGTGCTTAACTAAAAAATAAGTGGATCATACTTTAGTAGTTCTTTTACATTATCCCAAAAAAAAGTCCGTTCTGTCCCTAATCCCGTAACCCAGACTGTGCATTTTGCCACATATAGCTGGTGACAATAGTTCATGTGaataaggggttgtttgtttagctcttaatgaggctcttaatggttcagaccttttactggttcaacacttaatggttcagattgtttgtttcgtgagcagatgtctgaatggttcagacatttgcctctgaatggttaaacattatactgagtCAGAATGGTTAAGACCTATAGTCTGAATTGGttgcctctaaatggttaagcattatactggctcttaatggttcagattgtttgtttcgtgagcagatgtctgaatggttcagacatttgcctctgaatggttaaacattatactgagtCAGAATGGTTAAGACCTATAGTCTGAATTGGTCAAGCAttgcctctaaacggttaagcattatactggctcttaatggttcagaccttttaccggttcagcacttaatagttcagacctcttactggttcagtacttaaccattcagaagttaccaaacagcccctaagatgCTAAAGAGATTAATCTAAGAAATGCAATTGCACTATGCAAGCATGAAATATCTTCTCTTCTATATCATTTCATAAACGTATGGGCAGTCATTTGATGAAAACATATTTTACATACTTGCCAGCATCTATAAGTATGTTACATGTGCCAGAAGGTTTCGGAAAACGAATAAGGATGCTTGTATTAAGTCTCCTATTCTTATTTCCGGGTTCCACAGCTTTTGCACAAACCTGAAAAGCCATTGAGAAACTcatattggaaaaaaaaaaaaaaaaaaaaaaaaaaaacacacgcacacacacaattttttttaacatccCACATGTTTTTATATACGAGTTAATATAGTTCAATACTTACCGGGCATTTCTTTAAGGGATCAGTAAGGCAGCTCACTCGTGGAATTCCTTCACTGGTTCCTGTCCCCATAAATATGATTTCTGGTTGCTCAACAGATACTTGATCTCCTTTTTGTACACCTTTTCAACAATTGTAATAGTTTTATTTTACACCACTAGTATTATAGAACTTAGCATACAATCACAAATGCAAAATGTATGCCCCGCAAAACAAAATTTATAGGAGGTGTTTGGACAGAAATATACAGCTTAAATAATCGATAAATTGTACATACGTAAcgctaggggtgtaaacgagccgggccgagcccgagctcgaccaggctcgagctcggctcgttaggtttttatgaaggtcgagctcgagctcggctcggttcgagcctacttttttgagctcgagctcggctcgcgagtaaaatccaaagctcgagctcggctcgaactattttaagaacaaccttaaacgagctaaaagttcggctcgagctcacttcaacatcgcttagacgagccaaagctcggctctagCTCTGCTCATCAATGTTATCatctttattaatatattatatataaaaaaatataaattttgtatgggctcgttaaggctcggctcgttcgagcttttaaccgagccgatcacgagtagctctcgagcctctaggcttgtttacacccctacgTAACGCGATATATGAAGATACATATATGGTTACAAATGTTGCAACTTTTCAATTAAAACAATTGTTGGGGACTTGGAACAAAACCGGATTATTTTGAGAGTCGTGTGTAACACTTTCAGATTGAAACAATTTGATGGTTCACTCGAATTTTCCAATCAGATAAAACTTAGAACCGAAGTTCTTTAAAAACAGGTGTGGAGATCTATATGAAATCCGTGAACCAGCATCCAACCAACTTAAAGGTATTTCGAATTTAGGGTTGGGGCCGCTAACTACTCTTAAGCAGTTTTCATTTTGAAAGTCAAAATGCCTCTCAAAGTTGGAGCCAATTTTCCACCGAATTATTAATCAATAGCTAGAAAATTAAAATTATAATGAATTTTTAAAGAAGCAACTCTACCCCTTAGACCCTGTGCTCCGGGGCGCTgcccatagttattaaaggcgcgagGCGCACTCAGGGTGACTTGTTGGGCCCGGGGCTTtatttgcgcctaggcgcgcctGGGCGCTCACTTTAATAACTATGCAGAAGATTATGAACTAACCTGAAGATTAAAGGCGCGAGGCACTCAGGGCGATTTGTTGGACCCGGGGCCTTATTTGCGCCTAGGCGCTCGCTTTAATAGCTATGGTGTTGCCCCCTTGGAACCCCTAAGAACTAGGGGTGCAAACTATCCGAGCCCGAGCTCGTTTAACTTATgaaagctcaagctcggctcgattcaagctttgtttctaaagctcgagctcggctcgtttaatatttattaattaatttatattaattatgattattattttttatataatttagttatttttcatacatttataaattgtaattattattactattatttaaaaaatatataaatagtgGTCTTGTTTAGGCTTGAGCGCCGGCTAGAGCTCATTCAGGCttgctcgtttcgagctttttgtCGAGGTGAGCTCAAGTAGCTCACGAGTAGCTAGGTTCATTTACACCACTACTAAGCAAGGTTTTAAAAACCGGTCTGTACCGGCCAGTTGAACCGGTTAAATCAGATATCGGAAGCTTGACCGGCACGAATCATATTGGTAAACTGAGAGAATGGTAAATGTACCGCCGATAAATTGGGTTATACCGGTTTAAACAGGTATACCGGTACCGGGCCAAAGGTTCAAATTTAGACTTTTAATTTCTTGTGAGCCATAAAAAGTGACAATTTACCTTCTTAGGAAAACTTAGCGCCCAAAAAGATACCGATAGTGaaattttggattatttttttttattatggattaaCTTTTGGAATATTTTTATCATGGAGTGATGtagttttggattttttttatttatttatttattttttacttGAACTTGTATTTTATGGATTTACAGGGTTAattagtcaacccggttgaaccgcccgGTACAACCGGTTCAACCATTTTTTAGTCTAACCCGGTACGACTTAAAAACTGGTTTTTAAAAAATTGCTACTAAGAAGTAAGAACCTACAATACTAACAAACTCCATCAAGTATGCGCTTCGGGCTATCCTAACTTGTTTAATGTATATTACTAAACACCTTAGCCAGCAAGTCAATCCCATTGCACTAAATTAATCAACAACAACGGTGAAAATACCTAATTATACACAGATACCGTCAAAATCACGGATCATATGCGGTACATAGGAAACAAAATTAAACAAGTACTGAAATAAAACTCACATGAAATCGAATGCCGGTGAGAAACTGAAAGAATGGGGCTGAATTGGGAGCTTGCATACCTGGAAACTGAAATCGAAAATGGGTTCTTGTTTGGGAAAGATAGGTTTAGGTGTCGGGTCAGGCGGGATAAACGGGTCAGGCAAGAAGGATACGGGCGGAGTGCTCCATGGGTTAGGATCATCTGGAACCCTAACACTCACTCGCAGTGAGTGAGTGTGCGAATAAGGAAGATGAGAGACGACAGTTGAACCCTTGCTCAAGAAAACTAACCCTCTGCTTCTAATTTTGGATCACCAAAATCTCAGCACCTTTTTACAAATTTTTGATACTTGTATTTTCGTTTCTACCCTTCAACTTCCATCACAACTTCAAATCCACCCACAATGTGGGCACCTTTTTACATGTCTACGACCCGCTAGCCAGGGATAAGCTCGGTACCAACTGGTAtcgaaaatccaaaaaaaatcgATACCGGTACTGATACTAAAAATACCTAATATGACGGTTCGGTATCGGTACGCACTGTTATTTGAAGGAAAAAACCGGTAAATACTAGTACCGAAAACGCAAAATATCGGTGCCGAAAATCGAGTCGGTTTGGAAAATTCGGTACTGGTTCCAAaccggtacccgataccattttCTCATCCCTGCCGCTAGGTCAAAGGCCATTTGATACTTATATTGGATACAACAAGTAATATGTGGGTTGTTGATAGAAGACCGATTCAAGATGATGAATCTCCCAAGTGACCCATTGAGTGGAATAAACTCTAAAATATAGATAAAGAACAAGATTGCAATAAATTGCTTCAATTTTCTGCTTGTTTTCATTTAAATTAATACTCGTTTTTTTACGTctcgcgttgcggcgaaaccgagcaaatgataatgtaaaacaaacgtgatttgaaaataaagcatattgtttagaaagccaaaccattaaatcggtttagtttatcatcataccattttatgataccaaataaatattttattttgagtacaactttgtttttaacaaaacttataacagaatGTCGAGGgaaaaaaatcaagcacaactacgtacttaagtttttagaaaaaagttataaacgcaaattattaaagaagtatcaaattaattgataaattaatatatgtttaaaaaaaagaaaaaagaattattaaaaaacgataaaggaaatatatggttttaacaaaggaaaaaaaattaaaattatgttatcaaaagtaaatataataataaaatattatgatatattaaataaaaaataataaaaagctatatatattattataaaaataaagttaatatTCATGTTCCTTCATTAACTAACAATATGTCTACATATGTTCTTAAATACGCAATATGTAAACTAACGACGAAATGGTACTATTACGTGGGTATGAAAATGTAATAATGGAAACTATTTTTATGGCTAAATGGTAAACATGAATGTTGAATGGTATGCGTATCGCATGTGCACCTATGAGTTGTTTAAGAAAAATTCTACGTCATTGTTCAACGCGAAACTTGAAGTATTGATATCTTGAGGAAGGACATCATTTTACACACCTGGATGTTTGCTAAAGGATTGTTAAACAGTATGGTGTCTACGTAAAGAGTGTTGTCTGATGTATTTGAGTCAAATCAAATGACCAAGCACAACAAGAACAGGTGTGAGCATTGAATGCTCAAACCACGTATATGCACCTCCgtatttgccaaaaaaaaaaagtgCACACTTAAGTGTTCAATAACATTTTCAAGTTTCAATGTTTTCAAaccaatcccccccccccccccaaaaaaaaaaaaaaaaaaaaaaaagaatccaATGTTTATATGCTACTACTATTCTAGCACTATCAAGCGTTCAAATGGAGCCAACATTGGCTCACACATAGgtgaaagaagaaaaaaaatgcaTTTGATAAAAGGGATGGTTGCCTATAAGACTTTTGCATATATGATGGCTACGGTGGCTACTTGGCTTTGATGGCCAACAAGTTTGGATGGCTCAGAGATAAAGTTTTACCTAAGGGATACACTTTTACTTTTCAAAGTCTATTCATCCAAGTGTATTCATTTGGTGAGGGTGGGGGAGGTTAATAAGCATTCTCAATACAACTTAGGGTCAAAATAAACATATCTAGAAGTGCACCTAAAGAGTTCTTAAGGATATTGATTAGTGATAAACGTATAATTA is from Helianthus annuus cultivar XRQ/B chromosome 9, HanXRQr2.0-SUNRISE, whole genome shotgun sequence and encodes:
- the LOC110880231 gene encoding putative hydrolase C777.06c isoform X2 — protein: MGTGTSEGIPRVSCLTDPLKKCPVCAKAVEPGNKNRRLNTSILIRFPKPSGTCNILIDAGKFFYQSALRWFPTYGIRTIDAVVITHSHADAIGGLDDLRDWTNNVQPHIPIYVAERDFEVMKKTHYYLVDTSVVTPGAAVSELQFDIIHEKPFIVHDLKFTPLPVWHGRNYRSLGFRFGNVCYISDVSEIPDETYPLLRDCEILIMDALRPDRSSSTHFGLPKALEEVRKIKPKRTLFTGMMHLMDHEKVNEGLLKLMETEGLDVQLSYDGLRVPINL
- the LOC110880231 gene encoding putative hydrolase C777.06c isoform X1 is translated as MILTHGALRPYPSCLTRLSRLTRHLNLSFPNKNPFSISVSRYASSQFSPILSVSHRHSISCVQKGDQVSVEQPEIIFMGTGTSEGIPRVSCLTDPLKKCPVCAKAVEPGNKNRRLNTSILIRFPKPSGTCNILIDAGKFFYQSALRWFPTYGIRTIDAVVITHSHADAIGGLDDLRDWTNNVQPHIPIYVAERDFEVMKKTHYYLVDTSVVTPGAAVSELQFDIIHEKPFIVHDLKFTPLPVWHGRNYRSLGFRFGNVCYISDVSEIPDETYPLLRDCEILIMDALRPDRSSSTHFGLPKALEEVRKIKPKRTLFTGMMHLMDHEKVNEGLLKLMETEGLDVQLSYDGLRVPINL